CCGGCTGATAGACGCGGGCCAGGGCCTGGGCAATCCGGTTCACGTCCTCGATCAGGCGCGCGCGCTCCACCGTGGACAGCTCGTAGCGGCAGGCGTCGAGCTCGGCGATGAAGAAATCGCCCTCGGCGGCCACGCGCTCGCAGAGCTCGCAGCCCGCCGGCGTCATCGCGCCCGCTCCGCGAGGAAGCGCCCGAGGCGCGCCAGCCCTTCCTCGATGCGCTCGAGGGAATTGGCGTAAGCGAAGCGAAGATAGCCCTCGGCGTTCCGGCCGAAGTCCACGCCCGGCGTCACCGCCACGTGGGTCGCC
This sequence is a window from Candidatus Methylomirabilota bacterium. Protein-coding genes within it:
- a CDS encoding pyridoxal phosphate-dependent aminotransferase, producing the protein ATHVAVTPGVDFGRNAEGYLRFAYANSLERIEEGLARLGRFLAERAR